In Alosa sapidissima isolate fAloSap1 chromosome 4, fAloSap1.pri, whole genome shotgun sequence, the following are encoded in one genomic region:
- the LOC121707544 gene encoding class I histocompatibility antigen, F10 alpha chain-like: MATPGIPGFPEFVAVGMVDGVAVCYYDSNTQRMAPMQRWMEDNLDQQYWEEETKLARTAKQALKADIEILKLRFNQTDGAHVLQRMYGCHYDDGKDTSGSEQYGYEGADFISLDLANVRWVASVPQAVPTKHKWDRLDSQVRGRKAYFSQDCTDWLKKYVQYGSSCLGRKGTSAHTQL, translated from the exons ATGGCTACACCAGGAATCCCAGGCTTCCCTGAGTTTGTAGCAGTTGGAATGGTGGATGGTGTGGCTGTCTGTTACTATGACAGCAACACACAGAGGATGGCTCCCATGCAAAGGTGGATGGAGGATAATCTGGATCAGCAGTACTGGGAAGAGGAGACCAAGCTGGCCAGGACTGCTAAGCAGGCCCTCAAAGCGGACATTGAGATTTTAAAACTGCGCTTTAATCAGACCGATG GGGCGCATGTGTTACAGAGAATGTATGGCTGCCATTATGATGACGGCAAAGACACCAGTGGCAGTGAGCAGTATGGCTATGAAGGAGCAGATTTCATCTCGCTGGATCTGGCTAACGTGAGATGGGTGGCTTCAGTGCCCCAGGCGGTCCCCACTAAACACAAATGGGACCGGCTCGACTCCCAGGTTCGGGGCCGAAAAGCCTACTTCTCCCAGGATTGCACTGATTGGCTGAAGAAGTATGTTCAGTATGGCAGCAGCTGCCTGGGAAGGAAAGGTACATCAGCTCACACACAACTCTGA